One part of the Tachysurus fulvidraco isolate hzauxx_2018 chromosome 23, HZAU_PFXX_2.0, whole genome shotgun sequence genome encodes these proteins:
- the LOC125140036 gene encoding epidermal differentiation-specific protein-like, with protein sequence MNKIIIYEHWYFKGLSKEFTSDVPDLNKLSFDNCISSVKVIGNPWVAYMGANYTGEPTVYEEGEYDTVQYNDDISSLQLVTEDLDNSQITLYEEENYKGRSLVLDCETNLCYGDFNDKTSSHKVQRGAWVLYEHEQRGGHILVARAGRDVPKYDWFDNHLSHVHPLKAGKPTIKAELQWDKKKESLKTVIIDSITGVNYGSERQTFTTDLTREYSGSVTESFRFSDSTQIGFGTKFGFSLFGFSTEFSLNVSETFTVEKGSSNTRTTSESIRVSLPASIPPRTKLTVKLLRKEMIVVIPVKLTITSGSHSKVEYGEYRCQQGNSIITDFKEEKL encoded by the coding sequence ATGAACAAGATCATCATCTATGAACATTGGTACTTTAAGGGCCTCAGCAAAGAGTTCACTTCTGATGTCCCTGATTTAAATAAACTGAGTTTTGATAACTGCATCTCCTCTGTGAAAGTCATCGGGAATCCATGGGTGGCGTACATGGGTGCTAATTACACTGGTGAACCGACTGTATATGAGGAAGGAGAATATGACACGGTGCAATACAACGATGACATTTCTTCACTACAGCTGGTGACAGAAGACCTGGACAATTCTCAGATCACACTGTATGAAGAGGAGAACTATAAGGGCCGGAGCCTCGTCCTCGACTGTGAGACCAATTTGTGTTATGGTGATTTTAATGACAAAACATCTTCTCACAAAGTGCAGAGAGGAGCCTGGGTtctgtatgaacatgaacaGAGAGGTGGGCATATCCTGGTGGCCAGAGCTGGTCGTGATGTTCCTAAGTACGACTGGTTTGACAACCATCTGTCTCATGTCCATCCTCTTAAAGCTGGCAAACCCACCATTAAAGCTGAATTGCAAtgggacaaaaagaaagaaagtttaaaaacaGTCATCATCGACTCCATCACTGGTGTGAATTATGGATCTGAGAGACAAACCTTCACCACTGATCTGACTCGAGAGTATTCAGGATCTGTCACTGAGAGCTTCAGGTTCAGCGATTCCACCCAGATTGGTTTTGGAACCAAATTTGGATTTTCACTGTTTGGTTTTAGTACTGAGTTCAGCTTAAATGTCAGTGAGACCTTTACAGTGGAGAAGGGCAGCAGCAACACCAGAACTACATCTGAAAGTATCAGAGTCTCCTTGCCAGCCAGCATTCCTCCTCGCACCAAACtcacagtgaagttattgaggAAGGAGATGATTGTTGTGATCCCGGTCAAGCTGACCATCACCAGTGGCTCTCACAGTAAGGTTGAGTATGGAGAGTACCGGTGTCAGCAGGGGAACTCTATTATCACTGATTTCAAGGAGGAGAAGCTCTAA